gagagacactatttcaacatgtacatctatattatctattttatatcattatatgtattgctagtacgagcactcTCTTAAAATTGTCCctgggataaataaataaggttGTATTGTAATAATCTATTTTTAAGGAAGATTTTGTTAGTGGATTTCTAATCATCAGGCTTTTGCTTTAAACAAAAGAtcactgttttttctttcaggatGGTTGCGATGAAAACGTATCTGATTCTCCTTGCCACTACCTGCTCGTGCAGTACGCACATGCCCACGGTCGTCTGCTCGTGCCCCCCGCGCGCAACACCCTTTGGAGAGAAAACACGAAGGCGCCAGTGATGCACACCGACAATCAACTCAACTGCGGAGGCTGGGCGGTATGAGAATATCTGATGATTCATTTCTCTTCATGTTAGGGGGGAGCGTGTTTTCAGATATGTATAgcttgtttaaattatttatttaagtgaCAGTAGTGTAAACATTTGTCAAACCAGATCACGTATATTTGACAGTGCGTCCGCTTACGAAAATCATTTatcctgtgtatgtgtgtgtgtgagagagagaaaggtgtaGAGGGAtctaaaaagcatttttctttctgttcttacTGAAAATGTTTCGGTATTGTCGCCAAAGGTATGCTGTAAGGTTAATAACTACTTTGAGGCTGGAGCATGTCTTCGGCTCACCATCAAAGTCCCCCAGATAGACATTTTAACGTTCCACCTACATTTGTTtccagattttttaaaaatttttttattttttttagtgttatCAAGCCATAATACatgacatgtatatatatatcaatcatattattcatatatatttaaagatattaacACTGAACTGGTTCCCACACCCATGCTGTAACTAATGCGCTTGAAGCAATGAAggataatttctttctctctgcttgcttgcgtgcgtgcgtgagagaaGGAGCCCAAATATTCCCGAAAGCAACAGGCAACAAGATTTTCGGGATTCTCGGGACGAACTAACATGACCCTGCCTGGAGGAAAAAGATTTATGATTGTGATAAACGCAATGACCTGCGGCCTGTGTCGGCTATCTGCGGTGGCTTTCACGGTGGATTTGGCGGTTATTTGACCGCGAGCTACAGTTATGGCAATCCACAGGTGTCACCGGCAAGTCGGTTACCTGCgcacagtaataaaaatacaattttcgATAATAAACTTGACAGGACATACGTGGTTTCACCACCCATAAACCGATGTACAAAGAATAAGTACAGATGAGATTGCTATTCCTTTAAGTATTGAAGCAAAGTTAATTGAAGTATTACAGGGTCATGGGTTCATGAATCTATAATGTACGAAGCACGATAACAACCAAAATCAaagactaggaaaaaaaaactgtcaggCGACATCACATTTTCTCTGCTCCGAAATCAGAGGAAACGAAATTGAGCAATCAATGGGTAAAACTTGACATTAACTTAAACTTTCAAAAGATTGACCAATGCGTGTTATAAATATCGCGAGAGGtcaacagaaaatacaaaacaacggCGTTAATCTTCAACGGACGTCAACAGTTGCCgcatcagcaacaacaaataaacattgctCTTCGTAAATATCCTATTTCCTACAATGAACGACGAATCAGCGATCTCGTCATGAGAGTCATCATCTTTTATCAGTGTCAGAATTTCACAGGATAGCCGCCTCTTGCTGTTTCCTTGCCCATTACGAGTAAAGTTTATGTTTATGACCGTATATGTATCCGTcatcttgaaaacaaaagtttcaaGTTTTCCGGTATAcgtggtgttttgttttgctgttttttttctttttgcaagttttattatatttttatttgcttcattttaataaataccAGTCCTTATTGcataacctttgacctgatgTATTCGTGATGCGCACATTTTTTACGGTGACGCGTGCTGGGGGACGCTTGTGCTTATTGCGATGTCAATGAAACCAGGCAACATCTGTCGCTAAATACCGATGCTAAATGCATTCAGTTATTTACGTCCTCCTGGCGCCATACTGTCTCGGCAATTGATCGTTAAAATAATGACATTCATTCCGTAACTTTGTGCTCCTCGCAATTTTGGATTACTGTCTGTCTTAAATgcgcacttaaaaaaaaaaaactgctgcagAGCCACTCAAGTAAACAACAAGGTTGATATAGGACTGCCAGACTTCCTGTTTGCTGCTAtcataataaaagtaaacacacatacacccaagTTCAATTTCTTTGGATAATGGggggttttcattttttttttcttacaattaACTCAACGTCGTCGAGAAGTTTGTAGGTGAAGGTCACAAGAAGTGTATGGTTTTGTGGAGAACGCTCGGGACATTGGAACCTTGGTCAACACTTGAATTGCTTCGCTAATACATTACAGTACATTTTCTATTACAGCGGGTCTAAGGGTACTTTGGAGGGTTTCGCTTTGGCACTTTGCCGATTGAGGAAGGTGTGAAATAAATACCGAGTGAACCGGGTGCTGTGTTTGAGGTGGCTAGGACAAGGTGAAGACTACAGAGCTTGATTGCCATGGCGCAGGGTGAAGACAAGCCAGCGCGTACTCGTTGTCGTAATTGTAAGagtagtgttttaattgtttcgTGGAGACCGAAACTCCAACCCGACATATATATAACCTTTTTGAACCAGGGGTATAGTACTCTTCTGTGCGCATTCATTGTGACAGTGTTGTTTTCAAGACCGTTTCAATACAAGTTGGGAAACAAACAGGATGTGTACGTTGGCTCAGGGAAACTATAcgtgatatatgtgtgtgtgtgcgcgcgcttgagTGTGTTACTGTAGGAGGATGCCCGCGCGCTCGCAAACTTAGCTTATCAtcgtgattttgtttttctcttaacaGTTTACATCGATGCATTTATATCACTTAGTTAATATTATTCTTATATAGCTCTGCCAGTCGATGTCAGTCTATACTGGTTTACATCTTGTCATCAACTTATTTCATTCATAGTTATATAAGCCCATCGTGTCAAGACGATATTTCCTGAGTGGCTTGATatcaatttatataaataacttCACCCGTTCAGTTATAGCCGTCACACTATATACCATCATGTATTCATCTCTGACCTTTTTGTGTGAGCTGTGCATGTGTATGATCATAGACCTGTAATAGAGCTTTACGCcgaaaagtttgttttatagtaCTGACGTAAGCAAGAGGAAAGTAAGATTCTACAGATATACATATAACAGATAAAACTTCCAGAGCTTACGAAAATGGACAGTAGACTGAAAGACTAAACAATGTTATGCgtatgtgtggttgtgtttgtgtgcgcgcgcttcaAGTACAGATAAAGCATAATTAAGATAGGTAAAAGTTATCACTTCATACATCggtaaaacttgtttttcctgaagaaaacttttttttttactatggaACTGAAGGGCTCCAAGTGCGTGGTGACCCCAATTATCGGGTATTTCGACTCCCAGTTCCGGGAGGGGTGGTCCGGTGgagcaacggttagcgtctgtcaccaagaCGTACAGTGAAGTtaactgtcctgggttcagcacTCGTGCAcgctatttttttatttatttttatttatttttttctgcatgtggcgtctatttacagggctggctgtcttgccgtgatatgGTCTTATAGTTCGCTGggggcgtaaaacaccaattccctatCCCCCTCCCAATCCCGATCGAGATATAACAGCGGGACACGGAAGACATGTAAATGAATTTATATGTTGCAATAAATTTAAACTACTTGATCATAGTTAATGAATTTCAATATTTAAGTATTCGAGCGCCCTAATGTCATGCCACGGATATTTTGTGCTCCTCCTCCGCCCTTCTAGCCCACCCCGACAATTTGACATTTATCCTGCCTCCTCTGTTGATGCAGCGACAACACGAGACGAACAAGGGCAGATGCGGCGTTTGCGGAGATGCGTACGACGATGTGAAGCCGCTTTTTATACCTCCCAGTGGAACCTTCGCCACGGGAATCGTGGGCCGTTGCTACCTGGCGGGAACACGCTACCTCAGCGCCACCGTGCAACTCACCTCCAGCCATCTCGGCTACTTCGACTTTCGCCTGTGCGTCAACAACGACTTTCAAAAGCCGGTGAGATTAGCTCCTCTAGACGAAAGCCGATGAGATAAGCTCCTCTAGACGAAAGCCGGTGAGATTAGCTCCTCTAGACAggtggatttctttttttttttttaccctctcCCTCGGCTGTTAACAGTATTTTGCATCAGTCAAATCCTGACATTCTCATTTCTAATTATCATTTTTTCTGAAAGGATTCTGGGCACAATGACGGTAGGGAGGAAGGGGGGTGGGTTAGGGTCGGTCGCTTTCGTTTGACCATTGGGTCCAAGTTTCAAACCATACAAGAGCTTGCaagtaacacaaaaaaaaccacaattaGTTCATTACTGCGAACTTCACATACTGTTAATATCAGTGGACCTTCCATAAATGTGGCTCACCTCCCTTGCTTCCATCATACTTATTACTGTTTCCTGTAGACGGTTCTCAAACTAGTACACACATAAGCATAAACAAGCATGCAGGAAAATATATGTACTTGCACAGTTGCACttgcccacacacacaatgtacatatgcatgcacatgcacacaatgtACAGACTCAAGGTAATAAATCTTCATGACTGATTCTCAGGTAACCCAAGATTGTCTGGATAAGACTGTCCTTCAGATTGAAGACCCTGATGGTGTCCGGATAGGTACGCAGTACAACATCACAAACTTCAGACCCATTACCCTGGAGCTTCAAGTGCTATTGCCACCTGGCATAAGATGCACCCAGTGTGTCCTCCAATGGCGTTATGTTGCTGGTatgtttttgtattgtatttttgcattctttgaCTGCTTGGAGATCTCTGTTGGTAAGATAAGAAGAGGTAGTcctttgtgagtgagagagagaatgttaaATACTATAATTCTCAAACAGTGAGCTAGCAAATGAAGAAGATTGTCTAGTGCTTCATTTCATGTATATCAACTGACAGCTATGTGCAGACATTCACATTGCTTCATGCTGTATCTCTTTAAACAAACATGGGACATCACAGTGCAACTTTGTTTCATCTCATACAGGCAATAACTGGGGATGTGAAGGCAGTGGTCAGAAGAAACGTTGTGGTCTAGGGCTAGGCCCACAAGAAACCTTTGTCAATTGTGCCGACATTGCCATTCTTGAAAGCTGCACATATTAAGCAGAGCGGTAGCACCAGCAAAGTGCAGAAAGCTTTCAAGCATGGTGCTGATGTCAACAAGTGGACTAAGATGGATCAATCTGATCACTGGATGCAATGTTAAATGTCGTTACAACTTTTACCTCAAATTGCTGTACAGTGGATATGATGCATGACAAATACCACAATGACCtcattttaatactttaaaagtTCAGCTAACAGCATTATTGTCTTGCTGAATGTTCCACTAGGGATGATACTGTAATCTTGACTGTATCAGTTAAGAATTACCAATACCTCTACATCTTCAGACtgcataaaagtaaaaatattcattctgTCCTAATCTGTCTGGATTCAGGTATACGTGCATGGAGAAATAGTAATTACAAAACATAGCATTTTGGATATCAAAGTTATGTAAAGTTTtctcattgttgttgtttattgtatttgtttttgtctttacacttacaaaactaaatgttttccaaaattatttttaccacTGTACATGATCAATGGATAAGAGAGATTATTCAACATATTGAGCTATTCAAAGATTGTTGTCAAAATGATTAATAGCTTTATACATTCAAGATCAGCTGTAGTAGATACtcaaggtaaataaaaaattaaagtgaTAAAATGAAGTAACTTGGTATTAACTAGCAATATTGACTTGGAGAGCAATGGAGTGAAGCATACAGCTTTATGctgaaaaaacaaatacttgTCAACGATAAGCAGTTGATGAAATGAATTATATATATGCCAAAACTCATCACTTCTTAAAATACTTGATCACATAAGTTTATATGATCTACAAAGATCCATACCTCTCaagtcaaattaaaaaacacaagaagATTCCATATAAAAAGCTTTTATTCtataactatattttttatatgaatCTAGCAATTCttcaaatgtatttaaaataaaggctAAAATGACTGAAACTAAACTGATACAATAATACTGAAAACAGGTTCTACAGacatttttgcaaaaaataaatatgtattgcACTTCCATGTCTTGCATATAACACAATTTGGAATATAAAAGCACCATGGTATATTCAAATTGACAGCAAAATAGAAGAATAAATGGAGTGAGACTTTCACAAATTCTATTTTCACAAGACTTCTgcccaaaaaaagaaattaaagcttaaggttttttttatcaattagCAGTTTTGGCATCAGCACAGGTATATCTGAAGTTCTCTGAAAGTCTAGTAAACAATTCTCCCTCATACACACATTCTAAGTGTTATAGCCCATTAGTGCATCCAGCTTATCCTCCTGCTTCCTCCACATTTACTTACCAATGCAATCTACACCAGGTTgctgatgaaataaaaatgcatacactAAATTACAAGTCATCCTAAGCCATGACTGTCACCTAACTACACACCAGTTTAGATGCAACCTCAGTACAACGAGCGAGTATTTAATCGTGCAGGTGGGAGAGGGGAGGCCTGCCAAACGAAGTGCTTGCTGCTGTAGACAAATGGCTGCTCATTTTTCAACTATTAAAAGCTGGTCAAACAAACCATTTACCCATGTGATGAACTACGTGTTGCACAAACTGTATTCGGAAGAGGTTTACAAATACATGAGTATAATCAAAATGTATCTACATGCATACTATACAGGAGACAAATACCTTTAGTAACACGATTTTACATTTGCATCAGGAATGACTATATAAGCAAAGGAATAGGGGGCCATGGTTACTGGCCCAGAGTGCGTCTGAGGTAGTAAGGGAGGCAATTCTTCGTCAACCATCTCAAGTTTCTTTCCATTTAATGCAACATACCTgcaaaaaattcagtttttgaaaataCCATTTATGTCAAAGATCTAGGTTTTCTGGGGTCcctcccccccttttttttctaaagcaagGAAGACAACACAGGATGCCTAAGACTTTCTGCAAGTACAGTTATATACCTTTACTTTGCATTACAGTTAAAAACTCTTAACTCCAGAAGTGTTAACCACAGAAGAGCAATGGAAACATTGatagttttttccccttctcacagaagaaaaattagTGTAGCATGTTTGGCTGTAAGCAAGTATTGACTATTCAAAACATGAGCATATTTACGAACTAAGCGGACAAAGTGTTTGACATGGGCATATATATAGGCAGAGACCTAAAAAACATTAGGCTCATAAATATAATTGTGTTACTGCTTTATTCTTAATCTGcaatttgtattatttctggtaaaaaataagtaattataaGTTAGCAGAAAAATTATGAAGAAGTATTTTCAGCTGAAAAATAGTCAACACCACTACCTTTGAAATGCTAAAAATCTCTATAACTAGACAAGATGTAAATGATGATTGAggtttaattaaaacttaatgATGTTTAACAGCTACAGTTAAATCTAAACTCTGTAGCTTCTAAAGCCTAGGtgtgtaaacaataatttaaaactcACTTTGACTTAAGCCCTTGCTCATCTCCTGGAGTCAGAAGGAACACGTCAAGTGATTTCTCTGCAAACTGAGTCAGGTTAAGGACTGCTGCCTTCTTCTGGACGTTGAGTGCATAAACCACTAAAGACCCAGCTGGATAACTGAAAAATTGTAATATCAAtacaaaaatatgattttaagAAGATATTAACTCCTACCACATAATTAATTAAAGTACATCTTCATGTACAGaatttgttttcagctttttttttaataccaaacTTGGTAGGTTTCAGCTATTGAGAAAGCGATTACATGACATTCTCTACCTGCAGCAATAATGGCATGCTCAACAACTTCTGAGTCTGCTGTTACCTCTACCAACT
The Pomacea canaliculata isolate SZHN2017 linkage group LG2, ASM307304v1, whole genome shotgun sequence genome window above contains:
- the LOC112556155 gene encoding uncharacterized protein LOC112556155 — encoded protein: MHTDNQLNCGGWARQHETNKGRCGVCGDAYDDVKPLFIPPSGTFATGIVGRCYLAGTRYLSATVQLTSSHLGYFDFRLCVNNDFQKPVTQDCLDKTVLQIEDPDGVRIGTQYNITNFRPITLELQVLLPPGIRCTQCVLQWRYVAGNNWGCEGSGQKKRCGLGLGPQETFVNCADIAILESCTY